From the Pelecanus crispus isolate bPelCri1 chromosome W, bPelCri1.pri, whole genome shotgun sequence genome, one window contains:
- the LOC142596547 gene encoding transcription factor BTF3 isoform X1 has translation MKETIMNQEKLAKLQAQVRIGGKGTARRKKKVIHRTATADDKKLQFSLKKLGVNNISGIEEVNMFTNQGTVIHFNNPKVQASLAANTFTITGHAETKQLTEMLPSILNQLGADSLTSLRRLAEALPKQPVDGKAPLATGDDDDEVPDLVENFDEASKNEAN, from the exons ATGAAAGAAACGATCATGAACCAAGAAAAGCTCGCTAAGCTCCAGGCCCAAGTGCGCATCGGTGGCAAG ggtACTGCCCGCAGAAAGAAGAAGGTTATCCACAGAACAGCTACAGCAGATGACAagaaacttcagttttctttgaagaaactGGGGGTCAACAATATTTCTGGAATTGAAGAG gtaAATATGTTTACCAACCAAGGAACAGTCATTCACTTCAATAACCCTAAAGTTCAGGCATCTCTGGCTGCTAACACTTTCACTATCACCGGCCATGCTGAGACAAAGCAGCTGACAGAAATGCTTCCTAGCATCTTAAATCAGCTTGGAGCTGACAGTTTGACCAGCCTGAGGAGATTGGCAGAAGCCCTACCCAAGCAAC CTGTGGATGGAAAAGCACCACTTGCTactggtgatgatgatgatgaagttCCAG